Proteins encoded within one genomic window of Platichthys flesus chromosome 17, fPlaFle2.1, whole genome shotgun sequence:
- the LOC133972171 gene encoding chromodomain-helicase-DNA-binding protein 4-like isoform X1 produces MSGSEDERDEYEAPEERILHDDDEDEISESETPKVKKKKKAKKSRESKGSKRRSRREELPVSSPEHMEVGVSEEVEGGVAVQRTDSEGSDYTPGRKKKKRASSGKEKKRSSSGAERSSSKKKEPEPEPEEDDDDDDDDSSEPKSSSQLLDDWGMEDIDHVFTEEDYRSLTNYKAFSQFVRPLIAAKNPKIAVSKMMMVLGAKWREFSTNNPLRGAAAANAALATANVPAAVDNMVAEVVPIAPPPPPPVEPPPPPAPPLRKAKTKEGKGPNARKKTKSTAKPQEKKNLAKTKKVAPLKIKLGGFNSKRKRSSSEEDEPEVDSDFEDGSMNSVSVSEGSNSRSSRTKKKQSSKSKPKKKKEAEEGDGYETDHQDYCEVCQQGGEIILCDTCPRAYHMVCLDPDMEKAPEGTWSCPHCEKEGIQWEAREDVSEAEEDAVEAEMEEDDHHMEFCRVCKDGGELLCCDSCPSSYHIHCLNPPLPEIPNGEWICPRCTCAPMKGKIQKILTWRWGAPPSPTPVPRTPELAADAPDPSPLAGRPDREFFAKWANMSYWHCSWVTELQLELHCQVMFRNYQRKNDMDEPPPIDSGEAEETKSLKRKSKDPMYAQLEEKYLRFGIKMEWLMIHRIINHSLDRKNNIHYLIKWRELAYDQATWEADDMDVPEFDHYKVQYWHHRELMMGDEGRPGKKIKVKGRVKRPDRPPENPVIDPTIKFEKQPEYLDSTGGNLHPYQLEGLNWLRFSWAQGTDTILADEMGLGKTVQTAVFLSSLYKEGHSKGPFLVSAPLSTIINWEREFEMWAPDLYVVTYVGDKDSRAVIRENEFSYEDNAIRGGKKASRMKKDSAVKFHVLLTSYELITIDSAILGSIDWACLVVDEAHRLKNNQSKFFRILNNYPLQHKLLLTGTPLQNNLEELFHLLNFLTPLRFSNLEGFLEEFADIAKEDQIKKLHDMLGPHMLRRLKADVFKHMPSKTELILRVELSPMQKKYYKFILTKNFEALNTKGGGNQVSLLNVVMDLKKCCNHPYLFPAAAMEAPKMPNGMYDGGALVKGAGKLTLLQKMMRKLKNGGHRVLIFSQMTKMLDLLEDFLENEGYKYERIDGGITGGMRQEAIDRFNAPGAQQFAFLLSTRAGGLGINLATADTVVIYDSDWNPHNDIQAFSRAHRIGQNKKVMIYRFVTKASVEERITQVAKKKMMLTHLVVRPGLGSKTGSMSKQELDDILKFGTEQLFKDELEGFHRSTNKEYVATPEDSSIIHYDDKAIDRLLDRDQSATDDTELQSMNEYLSSFKVAQYVVKDEEEEEEEVQREIIKQEESVDPDYWEKLLRHHYEQQQEDLARNLGKGKRIRKQVNYNDGSQEDRGRRADWQDDQSDGQSDYSVASEEGDEDFDERSEANSRRPNRKGLRNDKDKPLPPLLARVGGNIEVLGFNSRQRKAFLNAVMRYGMPPQDAFTTQWLVRDLRGKSEKEFKAYVSLFMRHLCEPGADGAETFADGVPREGLSRQHVLTRIGVMSLIRKKVQEFEHVNGQWSMPWMAELEENKRAAAQPESPGKTPSTGTPADTQPNTPAPVDESIKIDEALKEGEKEVKRELEAEKNSKEPVKVTDEVIAIPDDDEKSPPAAEEEEEKKNGEEPMETDKPIKGDAETVKEKEGEKEEKKEKKEKEGESEKKSPEAAEESKSPSEEKTDAAEVKPEDLEVKAEEKKEDKNEKMETTSAADEKKAAETKEEKETPKEEAAAKLQNGESKEGAAPTPSTPTATAATAATAAAAPPTPAAAAAVSEEKKKAKSRFMFNIADGGFTELHSLWQNEERAATVTKKTNEIWHRRHDYWLLAGIIQHGYARWQDIQNDVKFAILNEPFKGEMSRGNFLEIKNKFLARRFKLLEQALVIEEQLRRAAYLNMSEDPSHPSMALNTRFSEVECLAESHQHLSKESMSGNKPANAVLHKVLKQLEELLSDMKADVTRLPATIARIPPVAVRLQMSERNILSRLASRGPEAQTQAQTQQMSQQ; encoded by the exons ATGTCTGGAAGCGAGGACGAGCGGGATGAGTACGAAGCCCCGGAGGAGCGGATACTGCACG ATGACGATGAGGATGAGATCTCAGAGAGCGAGACTccgaaggtgaagaagaagaaaaaggccaagaagagcagagagagtaAAGGCAGCAAGAGGCGGTCGCGCAGagag GAACTCCCTGTCAGCTCCCCGGAGCACATGGAGGTCGGTGTGTCGGAGGAGGTGGAAGGTGGTGTCGCTGTGCAGCGCACGGACAGCGAGGGCAGCGACTACACTCCAGGgcgcaagaagaagaagagggccAGCAGTggcaaggagaagaagaggagcagctccgGGGCCGAGCGGAGCTCCTCCAAGAAGAAGGAGCCGGAGCCCGAGCCCGAGGAAGACGATGATGACGACGATGACGACAGCTCG GAGCCAAAGTCTTCATCCCAGCTGCTGGATGACTGGGGAATGGAGGACATCGACCACGTCTTCACTGAGGAGGACTACCGCTCACTGACCAACTACAAGGCCTTCAGCCAGTTCGTCAG GCCTCTCATTGCAGCCAAGAACCCCAAGATCGCGGTGTCCAAGATGATGATGGTTCTGGGCGCCAAGTGGCGCGAGTTCAGCACCAACAACCCGCTCAGGGGGGCCGCAGCTGCCAACGCCGCCCTGGCCACCGCCAACGTACCTGCCGCTGTGGACAACATGGTAGCAGAGGTTGTCCCGATTGCCCCCCCACCTCCGCCCCCAGTAGAGCCCCCGCCACCGCCTGCACCGCCGCTACGGAAGGCCAAGACCAAGGAAGGCAAAG GACCCAACGCCCGCAAGAAGACAAAATCTACAGCGAAGcctcaagagaaaaaaaatctggccAAGACCAAGAAAGTGGCTCCTCTCAAAATCAAACTCGGAGGCTTCAACAGCAAAAGGAAACGCTCGTCG aGCGAAGAGGACGAGCCCGAAGTAGACAGCGACTTCGAGGACGGCAGCATGAACAGTGTGTCCGTCTCAGAGGGATCGAACAGTCGCAGCAGCAGAACCAAAAAGAAGCAGTCGTCCAAGAGCAAacccaagaagaagaaag AAGCTGAGGAGGGAGACGGGTATGAGACGGACCACCAGGATTACTGCGAGGTGTGTCAGCAGGGCGGCGAGATCATCCTGTGTGACACGTGTCCCCGAGCGTACCACATGGTCTGCCTGGACCCCGACATGGAGAAGGCGCCCGAGGGCACCTGGAGCTGCCCACACTGT GAGAAGGAGGGCATCCAGTGGGAGGCCAGGGAGGACGTCTCCGAGGCCGAGGAGGACGCCGTCGAGGCCGAGATGGAGGAGGACGACCACCACATGGAGTTCTGCAGGGTCTGCAAGGACGGAGGAGAGCTGCTCTGCTGCGACTCGTGCCCCTCGTCCTACCACATCCACTGCCTCAACCCGCCGCTCCCGGAGATCCCCAACGGAGAGTGGATCTGCCCGCGCTGCACA tgtGCCCCCATGAAGGGGAAGATCCAGAAGATCCTGACTTGGCGTTGGggcgcccccccctcccccacacctGTCCCTCGCACCCCGGAGCTCGCAGCCGACGCCCCCGACCCCTCGCCGCTGGCAGGGCGGCCGGACCGGGAGTTCTTCGCCAAGTGGGCCAACATGTCGTACTGGCACTGCTCCTGGGTCACAGAGCTCCAG ctgGAGCTCCACTGCCAGGTGATGTTCAGGAACTACCAGAGGAAGAACGACATGGACGAGCCGCCGCCCATCGACTCGGGCGAAGCGGAGGAGACCAAGAGCTTGAAAAGGAAAAGCAAGGACCCCATGTACgcccagctggaggagaagtaCCTCCGCTTCGGGATCAAGATGGAGTGGCTGATGATCCACCGCATCATCAACCACAG TCTGGACAGAAAGAACAACATCCACTACCTGATCAAGTGGCGCGAGCTGGCGTACGACCAGGCCACGTGGGAGGCCGACGACATGGACGTCCCCGAGTTTGACCATTACAAAGTGCAGTACTGGCACCACAG gGAGCTGATGATGGGAGACGAGGGGAGACCCGGCAAGAAGATCAAGGTCAAAGGACGAGTCAAGCGTCCGGACAGGCCTCCAGAGAACCCCGTCATAGAC CCGACGATAAAGTTTGAGAAGCAGCCGGAGTACCTGGACAGCACGGGGGGGAACCTGCACCCCTACCAGCTGGAGGGTCTGAACTGGCTGCGGTTCTCCTGGGCTCAGGGCACCGACACCATCCTGGCTGACGAGATGGGGCTGGGGAAGACGGTGCAGACGGCCGTCTTCCTGTCCTCGCTGTACAAAGAG GGCCACTCCAAGGGGCCGTTCCTGGTCAGCGCGCCGCTCTCCACCATCATCAACTGGGAGCGAGAGTTTGAGATGTGGGCGCCCGACCTTTACGTGGTGACATACGTTGGAGACAAAGACAGCAGGGCCGTGATCCGAGAGAACGAGTTCTCCTACGAGGACAACGCCATCCGAGGAGGGAAGAAGGCCTCCAGGATGAAG AAAGACTCAGCTGTCAAGTTCCACGTCCTGCTGACGTCCTACGAGCTGATCACCATCGACAGTGCGATCCTGGGCTCCATCGACTGGGCCTGCCTGGTGGTGGATGAGGCTCACAGGCTGAAGAACAACCAGTCCAAG TTTTTCCGGATATTGAACAACTACCCTCTGCagcacaagctgctgctgacaggAACTCCTCTGCAGAACAACCTGGAGGAGCTTTTCCACTTGCTCAACTTCCTCACACCTCTGCGGTTCAG TAACCTGGAAGGCTTCCTGGAGGAGTTCGCCGACATCGCCAAGGAGGACCAGATCAAGAAGCTGCACGACATGCTGGGTCCACACATGCTCAGGAGGCTGAAGGCCGACGTCTTCAAGCACATGCCCTCCAAGACCGAGCTCATCCTGCGAGTGGAGCTCAGCCCCATGCAGAA GAAGTACTACAAATTCATCCTGACGAAAAACTTTGAGGCCCTGAACACCAAAGGTGGAGGAAACCAGGTTTCTCTGCTCAACGTGGTCATGGACCTGAAGAAATGCTGCAACCACCCCTACCTCTTCCCTGCGGCCGCTATG GAAGCTCCAAAGATGCCCAACGGGATGTACGACGGCGGCGCTCTGGTTAAAGGAGCCGGGAAACTGACGCTGCTGCAGAAGATGATGAGGAAGCTGAAGAACGGAGGTCACAGAGTTCTCATCTTCTCACAG ATGACCAAGATGTTGGACCTGCTGGAGGACTTCCTGGAGAACGAGGGCTACAAGTACGAGAGGATTGACGGAGGAATCACCGGCGGGATGAGGCAGGAAGCCATCGACCGCTTCAACG CTCCTGGAGCCCAGCAGTTTGCCTTCCTGCTCTCAACCAGAGCCGGAGGTCTGGGTATCAACTTGGCCACGGCCGACACCGTCGTGATCTACGACTCCGACTGGAACCCTCACAACGACATCCAG GCCTTCAGCCGAGCTCATCGTATCGGTCAGAACAAGAAGGTGATGATCTACCGCTTCGTTACCAAGgcctctgtggaggagaggatcACTCAG GTCGccaagaagaagatgatgctGACTCACCTGGTGGTCAGACCTGGCCTCGGGTCCAAGACCGGCTCGATGTCCAAACAGGAGCTGGACGACATCCTGAAGTTCGGAACCGAGCAGCTCTTCAAGGACGAGTTGGAAG GTTTCCACAGGTCTACAAACAAGGAATATGTGGCCACCCCCGAGGACAGCAGCATCATTCACTACGACGACAAGGCCATCGACCGCCTGCTGGACCGAGACCAGAGCGCCACCGACGACACGGAGCTGCAGAGCATGAACGAGTACCTGAGCTCCTTCAAGGTGGCTCAGTACGTGGtgaaagacgaggaggaggag gaggaggaggtgcagcggGAGATCATCAAGCAGGAGGAGAGCGTGGATCCGGACTACTGGGAGAAGCTGCTGCGTCACCACtacgagcagcagcaggaggatctGGCCCGGAACCTCGGCAAAGGCAAACGAATCCGCAAGCAGGTCAACTACAACGACGGCTCGCAGGAAGACCGAGGTAGGAGAG CTGATTGGCAGGATGACCAATCCGACGGCCAATCGGATTACTCGGTGGCCTCGGAGGAAGGAGACGAGGACTTTGACGAGCGATCAGAAG CCAACTCCCGCAGGCCGAACAGGAAGGGCCTCAGGAACGACAAAGACAAACCACTGCCCCCCCTGCTGGCCAGGGTGGGAGGCAACATCGAG GTGTTGGGTTTCAACTCTCGGCAGAGGAAGGCCTTCCTGAACGCAGTGATGCGTTATGGGATGCCTCCTCAGGATGCCTTCACCACCCAGTGGCTGGTCCGAGACCTGCGAGGGAAGTCTGAGAAGGAGTTCAA gGCCTACGTCTCTCTGTTCATGCGTCACCTCTGTGAACCGGGAGCCGACGGCGCCGAGACCTTCGCCGACGGCGTCCCCAGGGAAGGGTTGTCCCGGCAACACGTCCTCACCCGTATCGGCGTGATGTCGCTGATTCGAAAGAAG GTGCAGGAGTTTGAGCACGTGAACGGTCAGTGGTCGATGCCCTGGATGgccgagctggaggagaacaagAGGGCGGCGGCTCAGCCCGAGTCGCCCGGGAAGACCCCGTCCACCGGAACCCCCGCTGACACGCAGCCCAACACTCCTGCtccag ttgaCGAGTCGATAAAGATCGACGAGGCTttgaaggaaggagagaaggaggtgaagagagagctCGAGGCAGAAAAGAACAGCAAAGAGCCGGTGAAGGTGACGGACGAG GTGATCGCGATTCCAGACGATGACGAGAAGAGTCCTCCAGCagccgaggaagaggaggagaagaagaacggGGAGGAGCCCATGGAAACAGACAAACCGATCAAAGGAGACGCAGAGAccgtgaaggagaaggagggcgagaaggaggagaagaaggagaagaaggagaaggaaggcGAGAGCGAGAAGAAGAGTCCGGAGGCAGCGGAGGAATCAAAGTCTCCTTCAGAGGAAAAGACGGACGCAGCAGAGGTCAAACCTGAGgacctggaggtcaaag cagaagaaaagaaagaagacaagAACGAAAAGATGGAAACAACTTCGGCTGCAGACGAGAAGAAAG CAGCGGAAacgaaggaggagaaggagactccgaaggaggaggcggcggccaAACTGCAGAACGGAGAGAGCAAGGAGGGCGccgcccccaccccctccacccccactgCCACTGCTGCAACCGCTGCCACCGCCgccgctgccccccccacccccgccgcTGCTGCAGCCGTCagcgaggagaagaagaaggcgaAGAGCAGGTTCATGTTCAACATCGCAGACGGAGGAttcacag agtTACACTCGCTGTGGCAGAACGAGGAGCGCGCTGCCACGGTGACCAAGAAAACCAACGAGATCTGGCATCGCCGCCACGACTACTGGCTGCTGGCCGGCATCATACA ACACGGCTACGCTCGCTGGCAGGACATCCAGAACGACGTGAAGTTCGCCATCCTCAACGAGCCCTTCAAGGGCGAGATGAGCCGGGGCAACTTCCTGGAGATCAAGAACAAGTTCCTCGCCAGACGCTTCAAG ctgttgGAGCAGGCGCTGGTGATCGAGGAGCAGCTGCGCCGCGCCGCCTACCTCAACATGTCGGAGGACCCCTCCCACCCCTCCATGGCGCTCAACACGCGCTTCAGCGAGGTGGAGTGTCTGGCCGAGTCGCACCAGCACCTCAGCAAAGAGTCCATGTCCGGGAACAAGCCGGCCAACGCCGTCCTGCACAAAG tgctgAAGCAGCTGGAAGAGCTGCTGAGTGACATGAAGGCAGACGTGACCCGCCTCCCAGCGACCATCGCACGGATACCGCCGGTCGCTGTGCGGCTCCAGATGTCAGAGAGGAACATCCTGAGCCGGCTGGCCAGCAGGGGGCCCGAGGCAcagacacaggcacagacacaacag atgTCGCAGCAGTGA